One region of Triticum aestivum cultivar Chinese Spring chromosome 6B, IWGSC CS RefSeq v2.1, whole genome shotgun sequence genomic DNA includes:
- the LOC123137921 gene encoding probable pinoresinol-lariciresinol reductase 3, which translates to MSEEAARSRVLVVGATGRLGGSLVRASLAAGHPTFALIRPRHFALPDSAPLKPLAAAGVTILKGSLDDYPSLLEAVRQVDVVICAVPTKHALEQKPLIRAIKEAGCVKRFIPAEFGVDHTKVQICDMDHGFYEKKAEIRRLIESEDIPHTYIYCNFLMRYLLPSLVQPGLDAPPRDEVTIFGGGDTKGIFVEEGDVAKFTVCTIEDPRTLNMTLYLRPPGNIYSLNELVSLWETKINKCLKKIHITEEQLVKNIQNAPFPLKMDLIFIYSAFVKGDHTYFEIDSRSEGTQLYPDVKYTTVSEYLDTLV; encoded by the exons ATGTCAGAGGAGGCGGCGAGGAGCAGGGTCCTGGTGGTCGGCGCCACCGGCCGCCTCGGGGGAAGCCTCGTGCGCGCGAgcctcgccgccggccaccccACCTTCGCGCTCATCCGCCCCCGCCACTTCGCCCTCCCCGACTCCGCCCCCCTCAAGCCGCTCGCCGCGGCCGGCGTCACCATCCTCAAG GGCTCGCTGGACGATTACCCGAGCTTGCTGGAAGCCGTGCGGCAGGTGGACGTGGTCATCTGCGCGGTGCCCACGAAGCATGCGCTCGAGCAGAAGCCTCTGATTCGGGCTATAAAGGAAGCTGGGTGCGTGAAG AGATTTATTCCGGCGGAATTTGGAGTTGATCACACAAAGGTGCAGATTTGTGACATGGACCATGGCTTCTATGAGAAGAAAGCTGAAATCCGCCGTTTAATAGAGAGCGAGGATATTCCTCACACGTACATCTACTGCAACTTCCTGATGCGCTATTTGCTTCCTTCGCTAGTGCAGCCGGGTCTAGATGCCCCTCCAAGAGATGAAGTTACAATATTTGGTGGAGGAGATACTAAAG GTATCTTCGTTGAAGAGGGTGATGTGGCTAAATTTACGGTGTGTACCATAGAGGACCCCAGAACATTAAACATGACATTGTATCTGAGACCTCCGGGAAATATCTACTCACTGAATGAATTGGTTAGCCTCTGGGAGACAAAAATCAACAAATGCCTAAAAAAGATACATATAACTGAAGAGCAACTCGTTAAAAACATTCAGA ATGCACCGTTTCCTCTCAAAATGGATTTGATATTTATATATTCAGCTTTTGTTAAGGGTGACCACACGTATTTTGAAATTGACTCAAGAAGTGAAGGAACTCAACTGTATCCTGATGTAAAGTATACCACAGTTAGCGAGTATTTGGATACACTGGTTTAG
- the LOC123137920 gene encoding uncharacterized protein: protein MGRARRGTAAKGKRRPRPAAKAAAVAGDGHEETKDGPEKAAGGGGRFFCCYLLRSLCPRSKSRTYIGFTVNPRRRIRQHNGELRCGAWRTKRGRPWEMMLCIYGFPTNVAALQFEWAWQHPTESLAVRKAAAEFKSLGGIGNKVKLAYTMLNLPSWENLNLTVNFFSTKNTKFTAGCPALPCHMKTVVSPMEDLPCYVEGLSSEEDIMEPREDEEEPDAVVGSDASDHGLQTLDLETRIVGGESDTDEFFAPMDRSEVIASRISESSAAQPVEEETRIADCDVEYTVDDFGESDTDEFFAPMERSGVCGSRISESSAAQPVEEETRIADSDVEYPTDDFGYMEWGGIHETSELHVSRTPPRCSSSSCSDDVAGRSVNCVTGEASPVLKAGSDDGNLFFHEIDVVDLVTPVARFARDCSKVASICPKIIDLTNSPIVIEL from the exons atgggtagGGCAAGAAGGGGAACGGCGGCCAAGGGCAAGAGGAGGCCGCGTCCTGCGGCGAAGGCGGCAGCCGTGGCGGGCGACGGGCACGAGGAAACCAAAGATGGACCTGAGAAAGCCGCCGGCGGCGGGGGCCGCTTCTTCTGCTGCTACCTCCTCCGTTCGCTCTGCCCGCGCAGCAAGAGCCGCACGTACATCGG GTTCACGGTGAACccgcggcggcggatccggcagcacaacggcgagCTCCGATGCGGCGCCTGGCGGACCAAGCGCGGCCGCCCCTGGGAGATGATGCTCTGCATCTACggcttccccaccaacgtcgccgCCCTCCAG TTCGAGTGGGCGTGGCAGCACCCAACCGAGTCGCTGGCCGTCCGCAAGGCCGCCGCCGAATTCAAGTCGCTCGGCGGCATCGGCAACAAGGTCAAACTCGCCTACACCATGCTCAACCTCCCTTCATGGGAGAA CTTGAATCTGACGGTGAACTTCTTCTCCACCAAGAATACCAAGTTCACCGCGGGCTGCCCGGCCCTCCCCTGCCACATGAAGACTGTCGTTAGCCCGATGGAGGATCTCCCGTGCTACGTCGAGGGCCTTTCGTCCGAGGAGGATATTATGGAGCCTAGAGAGGATGAAGAAGAACCAGATGCGGTTGTTGGCAGCGACGCTTCTGATCATGGTTTGCAGACACTGGATTTGGAAACCAGAATTGTAGGCGGTGAATCAGACACTGATGAGTTTTTTGCTCCAATGGATCGGAGTGAGGTCATTGCATCAAGAATTTCAGAATCCTCTGCAGCCCAGCCAGTGGAAGAAGAAACCAGAATTGCTGACTGTGATGTTGAATATACCGTTGATGACTTCGGTGAATCAGACACTGATGAGTTTTTTGCCCCGATGGAACGGAGTGGGGTCTGTGGATCAAGAATTTCAGAATCCTCTGCGGCCCAACCAGTGGAAGAAGAAACCAGAATTGCTGACTCTGATGTTGAATATCCCACTGATGACTTCGGTTACATGGAATGGGGAGGAATTCACGAGACATCGGAATTGCACGTGTCTAGAACACCACCTCGATGTTCCTCGAGCTCGTGCAGCGATGATGTTGCTGGAAGATCAGTAAACTGTGTGACAGGAGAAGCATCTCCAGTGTTGAAGGCAGGTTCAGACGATGGTAATCTTTTCTTCCATGAAATTGATGTGGTAGACTTGGTTACACCAGTCGCCCGGTTTGCTAGAGATTGCAGCAAAGTGGCCAGCATTTGCCCCAAGATTATTGATCTGACAAATTCCCCTATTGTCATTGAGTTGTAA
- the LOC123137919 gene encoding uncharacterized protein — MLAADSNAGHNRQSTRPKSGYEPSDTETEWHDSPWNDAILKSQRTRLPKDPAKDPQVGARRQNTSPNRVRDYPDEKTSSLRNNRTPPRVTEQRRHTSPYAGGNNESRKKSSRTPPRFRSSMEKFSRSSIKERISRSRSISTPKLRPHEKEHPSRVPAFRGTPVSTQVERDSIDVMKGGSHAENCSPEINELVANSKGPSSKHNEYTCTSTESAGDIFFSRDCRAPLAKTLVKNNSIDKSFTSDSNVDDADVTQANSNNLGRTSQFVSVRTGFSRTTNTGYANGRHSQVSSGTTLSRRLNSDRFSGDSGKFSDFTGKLVGGVMKFTSSRQKTQNDAWFPCVIGKSCRKPEPTNHKTNDDSESTFIRKALVVEKIRLFWADKYRPRTLSGFTCHREQVQQLKQLISPEFCPHIILKGPPGSGKRSLCRAVLTEIFGDSSLNVSHYLKSCNAQGPASAPIFVPLSSSDHHVELNMRSQSKNARYALTALANEMSSKHKITEISATKNFKVIVLYDVDKVSENNQRLIKWIIDSSSDSCKIIMTCQDGPHLLDSITNRCKLISIGVPNTREVVEVLNHISKRESFDLPASLAYTIATRSAHNMREAILALEACKANNYPFVDGQAIPLGWHGVLEELAAEILEDPSPKRLFLVRGKLQKLLVESVPPKLVLQKLVELFLKGIHANIKRDVYYWHAYYDKRLPAGASALLKLEEFIAKFMSIHRKSLAADS, encoded by the exons ATGCTAGCTGCAGATAGCAATGCAGGGCACAATAGGCAATCGACACGCCCCAAAAGTGGCTATGAACCTTCAGATACAGAAACTGAGTGGCATGATAGCCCTTGGAATGATGCAATATTGAAATCACAGCGGACTCGGTTGCCTAAAGATCCTGCTAAGGACCCCCAAGTTGGTGCTAGAAGGCAAAACACATCTCCTAACCGTGTAAGAGATTATCCTGACGAGAAAACTTCAAGCTTGAGGAATAATCGTACTCCGCCCAGGGTCACCGAACAGAGGCGCCATACTTCCCCATATGCTGGTGGAAACAATGAATCACGCAAGAAGAGCAGCCGGACACCTCCCAGATTTCGGTCTTCTATGGAAAAATTTAGTCGATCGTCGATCAAGGAGAGGATATCCCGTAGCCGGTCAATTTCTACACCGAAACTACGACCTCATGAGAAGGAGCATCCTTCTAGAGTTCCTGCATTCCGTGGCACTCCTGTCTCAACACAGGTAGAAAGAGACTCAATTGATGTTATGAAAGGTGGTTCACATGCAGAAAATTGTTCCCCAGAGATCAATGAGTTAGTTGCAAATAGCAAGGGGCCTAGTTCCAAACATAATGAGTACACATGTACAAGCACAGAGTCTGCAGGTGACATCTTCTTCTCCCGTGACTGTAGGGCCCCGCTTGCGAAAACATTAGTAAAGAATAACAGTATTGACAAATCCTTCACCTCTGATTCAAACGTCGATGATGCTGATGTTACTCAAGCAAATAGCAATAATTTGGGCCGGACATCACAGTTTGTTTCAGTCAGGACTGGTTTTTCACGAACTACAAACACCGGCTATGCTAATGGTCGGCACTCCCAAGTTAGCAGTGGCACCACTTTGAGTAGGCGGTTAAACAGTGACCGGTTTAGTGGGGACAGTGGAAAGTTCAGTGATTTCACTGGGAAACTAGTTGGAGGCGTCATGAAATTCACCTCTAGCAGGCAGAAGACCCAAAATGATGCTTGGTTTCCATGTGTGATTGGAAAGTCATGTCGTAAACCAGAACCGACGAACCACAAAACAAATGATGATTCTGAATCAACTTTTATTCGGAAGGCACTTGTTGTGGAGAAGATTAGACTTTTCTGGGCTGATAAATATCGTCCACGGACTTTGAGTGGATTTACTTGTCACAGGGAGCAAGTTCAACAGCTTAAGCAATTG ATCTCCCCTGAGTTTTGCCCTCATATCATTCTCAAAGGGCCTCCAGGATCAGGAAAGAGATCATTATGCAGAGCAGTACTCACTGAGATCTTTGGTGATTCCTCTCTGAAT GTATCTCACTATTTGAAGAGTTGCAATGCCCAG GGACCTGCATCTGCCCCCATTTTTGTCCCATTGTCATCAAGTGATCACCATGTCGAACTCAATATGAGGTCTCAATCCAAGAATGCCAGATATGCTTTGACAGCTCTGGCAAATGAAATGTCAAGTAAGCATAAAATCACTGAGATATCTGCAACAAAGAACTTCAAAG TTATTGTTCTCTATGATGTTGACAAAGTTAGTGAGAATAATCAGCGTTTGATAAAATGGATAATCGATTCCTCCTCTGATTCATGCAAGATAATAATGACTTGCCAAGATGGGCCCCATCTTCTTGATTCTATTACAAACCGTTGTAAGCTTATTAGCATTGGTGTGCCAAATACACGTGAG gtTGTGGAGGTTCTCAATCACATATCAAAAAGAGAGAGTTTCGATCTCCCCGCAAGTTTGGCTTACACCATTGCGACTCGATCCGCGCACAACATGAGGGAGGCGATATTGGCTCTGGAGGCATGCAAAGCTAACAA TTACCCCTTTGTTGATGGACAAGCTATACCGCTAGGATggcatggtgttcttgaggaactCGCAGCAGAAATTTTAGAAGATCCTTCTCCCAAAAG GTTGTTTTTGGTACGAGGCAAGCTCCAAAAACTTTTGGTTGAATCCGTGCCTCCTAAACTTGTTCTCCAG AAACTTGTAGAGCTTTTCCTAAAGGGAATCCATGCTAACATAAAGAGAGATGTTTATTACTGGCACGCCTACTAC GATAAGAGGTTGCCAGCTGGAGCCAGTGCACTGCTGAAACTGGAAG AATTTATCGCCAAGTTCATGAGCATCCACCGGAAGAGCTTGGCAGCCGATTCATGA